A window of Halomonas sp. H10-9-1 contains these coding sequences:
- a CDS encoding L-threonylcarbamoyladenylate synthase, whose amino-acid sequence MSQFFQIHPENPQKRLIDQAIGIIRAGGVVAYPTDSGYALGCSLGEKKAIDKIKRLRSLDDKHNFTLVCSDLSEIGTYAKVDNAVFRLLKAHTPGAYTFILNATTEVPRLLLHPKRRSIGVRVPDHAITHALLAALGEPLMSVTLIPVDEELPMTDAEEIRERFGAHLDLIIDGGACHLEPTSVVDLRELPPVILREGRGDVAPFRE is encoded by the coding sequence ATGAGCCAGTTCTTCCAGATTCACCCCGAGAACCCGCAGAAGCGCCTGATCGACCAGGCCATCGGGATCATTCGTGCGGGTGGCGTGGTGGCCTACCCCACCGACTCCGGCTACGCCCTGGGTTGTTCCCTGGGCGAGAAGAAGGCGATCGACAAGATCAAGAGGCTGCGCTCTCTGGATGACAAGCACAACTTCACCCTGGTGTGTTCCGACCTCTCGGAGATCGGCACCTACGCCAAGGTGGACAATGCCGTCTTCCGCCTGCTCAAGGCCCACACCCCCGGGGCCTACACCTTCATCCTCAACGCCACCACCGAGGTGCCGCGGCTACTGCTGCATCCCAAGCGGCGCTCCATCGGCGTGCGCGTACCCGATCACGCCATCACCCATGCCCTGCTGGCGGCCCTCGGTGAGCCGCTGATGAGCGTGACCCTGATTCCGGTGGATGAGGAGCTGCCGATGACCGATGCCGAGGAGATCCGCGAGCGCTTCGGAGCCCACCTCGACCTGATCATCGATGGCGGCGCCTGCCACCTCGAGCCCACCAGCGTGGTGGACCTGCGTGAGCTGCCGCCGGTGATCCTGCGCGAGGGCCGCGGCGACGTCGCTCCCTTCCGCGAGTAG
- the xseA gene encoding exodeoxyribonuclease VII large subunit, whose translation MPLPDTPPLSVSELNRSARLLLEGRFGEVWVEGELSGVSRPSSGHVYFTLKDDQAQLRGALFRSRARFVGAPMRDGDRVKVRGRLSIFEPRGDYQLIAEAVQAAGVGELLAAFERLKARLADEGVFANARPLPCPPRHLLVITSPSGAAIRDVLAVLAARWPMVNVTLIPVAVQGREAVPTMISALGLLNRQSSLDPSRDAILITRGGGSLEDLWAFNDEHLARAIFHSRLPVMSAVGHEVDMTLADFAADVRSPTPSAAAERLVPDGRELAQRLEALEARLRRAVQARLDAEGQHLDHLRARLRHPGDGLERQRQALAQLSGRLARSIQARLAEAQRRQAQLARRLAAHPPGRQLALADRRLAAASQRLTTAAPRELARHRERLAGVVRELQAVSPLAVLGRGYAILQDAQGYVVRRADDTAPGDRLAARLGDGRLVLQVLRRDTTPRAGVQSN comes from the coding sequence ATGCCCCTCCCCGATACCCCGCCCCTCTCGGTCAGCGAACTCAACCGCAGCGCCCGCCTGCTGCTGGAGGGGCGCTTCGGCGAGGTCTGGGTCGAGGGCGAACTCTCGGGGGTGTCGCGACCGAGCTCCGGCCATGTCTACTTCACCCTCAAGGATGATCAGGCCCAGCTGCGCGGCGCCCTGTTCCGCAGCCGTGCGCGCTTCGTGGGTGCCCCCATGCGCGACGGCGATCGGGTCAAGGTGCGCGGGCGGCTGTCGATCTTCGAACCCAGGGGCGACTACCAGCTGATCGCGGAAGCGGTGCAGGCCGCCGGCGTGGGCGAGCTGCTGGCGGCCTTCGAACGCCTCAAGGCCCGGCTCGCCGACGAGGGCGTGTTCGCCAACGCCCGCCCCCTGCCCTGCCCGCCGCGCCACCTACTGGTGATCACCTCGCCCAGCGGCGCGGCGATCCGCGACGTGCTGGCGGTGCTCGCCGCACGCTGGCCCATGGTCAATGTGACGCTGATCCCGGTAGCGGTGCAGGGCCGCGAGGCGGTGCCGACGATGATCTCGGCACTGGGTCTGCTCAATCGCCAGTCGAGCCTGGACCCGAGCCGCGATGCGATCCTGATCACCCGTGGCGGGGGCAGCCTGGAGGACCTGTGGGCCTTCAACGACGAGCACCTGGCCCGGGCGATCTTCCATTCGCGGCTGCCGGTGATGTCGGCGGTGGGCCATGAGGTAGACATGACCCTCGCCGACTTTGCCGCCGACGTGCGCTCACCCACCCCCTCCGCGGCCGCGGAACGCCTGGTGCCGGACGGCCGAGAGCTGGCCCAGCGCCTCGAGGCGCTGGAGGCTCGCCTGCGACGAGCCGTTCAGGCACGCCTCGACGCCGAGGGCCAGCACCTGGATCACCTGCGTGCACGGCTGCGCCACCCCGGCGATGGGCTGGAGCGCCAGCGCCAGGCGCTGGCGCAGCTCAGCGGGCGGCTGGCACGCTCCATCCAGGCACGCCTGGCCGAGGCGCAGCGGCGCCAGGCGCAATTGGCGCGCCGCCTGGCGGCCCATCCCCCCGGCCGCCAGCTGGCGCTGGCCGACCGCCGGCTCGCGGCAGCAAGCCAGCGCCTGACCACCGCCGCGCCACGGGAACTGGCGCGCCATCGCGAACGGCTGGCCGGGGTGGTACGGGAGCTGCAGGCAGTCAGCCCACTGGCGGTGCTCGGCCGCGGCTACGCGATCCTTCAGGACGCGCAAGGCTACGTGGTGCGCCGTGCCGACGACACCGCTCCCGGAGACCGCCTGGCCGCCCGCCTGGGCGATGGGCGCCTGGTCCTCCAGGTGCTGCGCCGCGACACCACACCACGGGCCGGGGTGCAATCGAACTGA
- a CDS encoding TIGR00153 family protein, with product MVTSNPFSAMFGRSPFEPLLAHIVKTSECADQLLPFFEATLEGDWESAAAHRETVTRLEHEADELKTKLRLNLPNTMFLPVSRSDLLDLISVQDKIANKVRDITGIMLGRRMQVPEELAQPMRDYMHTAVACVAQARHALEELRDLLDSGFGRNVSDVMQKLIRELDRLEHQADAQQIAIRRQLFGLEDRLPPVDVMFLYTIIDWVGQLSDRAERVGSRLQIMTAN from the coding sequence ATGGTGACATCCAATCCCTTCTCCGCGATGTTCGGTCGTTCGCCATTCGAGCCGTTGCTGGCCCATATCGTCAAGACGAGCGAATGCGCCGACCAGCTGCTGCCATTCTTCGAGGCGACCCTCGAGGGTGACTGGGAGTCGGCCGCGGCCCACCGCGAAACGGTGACGCGCCTCGAGCACGAGGCCGATGAGCTCAAGACCAAGCTGCGCCTCAACCTTCCCAACACCATGTTCCTGCCGGTGTCGCGCTCCGACCTGCTCGACCTGATCAGTGTCCAGGACAAGATCGCCAACAAGGTTCGCGATATCACCGGCATCATGCTGGGCAGGCGCATGCAGGTGCCCGAGGAACTGGCCCAGCCGATGCGTGACTACATGCATACCGCCGTGGCCTGCGTGGCCCAGGCTCGCCACGCACTGGAGGAGCTCAGGGACCTGCTCGACTCCGGTTTCGGTCGCAACGTCAGCGACGTGATGCAGAAGCTGATCCGTGAGCTGGACCGCCTGGAGCATCAGGCCGATGCCCAGCAGATCGCCATCCGCCGTCAGCTGTTCGGCCTTGAGGATCGCTTGCCCCCGGTCGATGTGATGTTCCTCTACACGATCATCGACTGGGTCGGTCAGCTCTCCGACCGCGCCGAGCGTGTGGGCAGTCGCCTGCAGATCATGACCGCCAATTGA
- a CDS encoding HAMP domain-containing sensor histidine kinase: MTTRAARRWRPRSLLQLVLIAFLVVMLPLAVLMFQAAQALSELSRLADVSARQAVEETRRARTLGALALEMERRARQYAVLEQPSLLEIYSERLAEYRELLGLQQARLLPEDPDVAAQARQLDALAALPGLPLEAFRERLTEFPEFARRTEAIRQATNRRIDARIDSIRGRAQGVQVRLWWQTGALVSASLVMMLLFSWLIIRPVRQLERRILRIGSGARDEPPRPVQGPAELIKLDERLDWLASRLAELEAEKQQFLRHMSHELKTPLASVREGSALLADGVVGELTPQQLEILELIDGSGRELQRLIEQLLDYNLLQQSRRVEVERLDVATLVREVLAKHRLALSNKGMRVECFDGPVTWVLDRTATGHILDNLVSNAIAYGADGGELEIRARQRRDSLELEVANSGEPIAEVDRPRLFEAFYQGRTRRKGPLKGSGIGLSVAADCARLQEGELALVVDPRLAVCFRLTLPQAALPRDDHNRTPARMAGQDARS; encoded by the coding sequence ATGACCACTCGAGCCGCCCGTCGCTGGCGCCCCCGTTCCCTGCTGCAGCTGGTGTTGATCGCCTTCCTGGTGGTGATGCTGCCGCTGGCCGTGCTGATGTTCCAGGCCGCCCAGGCGCTCTCCGAGCTCTCCCGGCTGGCCGATGTCAGCGCCCGCCAGGCGGTGGAGGAGACCCGCCGTGCCCGGACCCTGGGCGCCCTGGCCTTGGAGATGGAGCGCAGAGCTCGCCAGTATGCCGTGCTCGAGCAACCGAGCCTGCTGGAGATCTACAGCGAGCGCCTGGCGGAGTATCGCGAGCTGTTGGGGCTGCAGCAGGCTCGGTTGCTCCCCGAGGACCCCGACGTGGCGGCACAGGCGCGCCAGCTCGATGCGTTGGCTGCGTTGCCGGGGCTGCCCCTGGAGGCGTTCCGGGAGAGGCTCACCGAGTTTCCCGAGTTCGCCCGGCGCACCGAGGCGATCCGCCAGGCCACCAATCGGCGCATCGACGCCCGGATCGATTCAATCCGCGGACGCGCCCAGGGCGTCCAGGTCCGGCTGTGGTGGCAGACCGGTGCGCTGGTCTCCGCCAGTTTGGTGATGATGCTGTTGTTCTCGTGGCTGATAATCCGCCCGGTGCGCCAGCTGGAGCGCCGCATCCTGCGGATCGGCAGCGGCGCCCGCGATGAGCCGCCGCGCCCGGTGCAGGGGCCGGCGGAGTTGATCAAGCTGGATGAGCGCCTGGACTGGCTCGCCTCGCGGCTCGCCGAGCTGGAGGCCGAGAAGCAGCAGTTCCTGCGCCACATGTCCCACGAGCTCAAGACCCCGCTGGCCAGCGTGCGTGAAGGCTCGGCGCTGCTCGCCGACGGGGTGGTCGGCGAGCTGACCCCTCAGCAGCTGGAGATCCTCGAGCTGATCGATGGCAGCGGCCGCGAGCTGCAGCGGCTGATCGAGCAACTGCTCGACTACAACCTGCTGCAGCAGAGTCGGCGCGTGGAGGTCGAACGGCTCGACGTTGCCACCCTGGTGCGCGAGGTGCTGGCCAAGCACCGCCTGGCGCTGTCCAACAAGGGGATGCGCGTCGAGTGCTTCGACGGCCCGGTGACGTGGGTGTTGGACCGCACCGCGACCGGCCATATCCTCGACAACCTGGTGTCCAACGCCATTGCCTACGGTGCCGATGGTGGTGAGCTGGAGATTCGTGCTCGCCAGCGCCGCGACAGCTTGGAGCTGGAGGTGGCCAACAGCGGTGAGCCCATCGCCGAGGTCGATCGTCCGCGCCTGTTCGAGGCGTTCTACCAGGGGCGCACCCGACGCAAGGGGCCGCTCAAGGGCTCGGGCATCGGCCTCTCGGTGGCGGCGGACTGCGCACGCCTCCAGGAGGGAGAGCTGGCGCTGGTGGTGGACCCGCGCCTGGCGGTCTGCTTCCGCCTCACGCTGCCGCAGGCCGCCCTGCCCAGGGATGACCATAACCGCACGCCTGCCCGGATGGCAGGCCAGGATGCAAGGAGCTGA
- a CDS encoding inorganic phosphate transporter, translating into MSIIAQHGEVFIILACLFGFFMAWGVGANDVANAMGTSVGSRAITIKQAIIIAVIFEFLGAWLAGGEVTNTIRKGIIDPELLQQDPQLLVYGMLAALLAAATWLLVASMKGWPVSTTHSIVGAIVGFSVAGLGTAAVDWGGVGKIAASWIISPVLAGSISFTLFKSVQHLIFEAKDPFAAAKRYVPMYVFLVGFAVTMVTLTKGLKHVGLDLGFGASLLLSILAGLLVAALGGLMERRVQASNRKTDQFGFSGVERVFGVLMIFTACAMAFAHGSNDVANAVGPLAAVISVVKSGGEIEAAALVPWWVLVLGGGGIVVGLVTYGRKVIATVGTGITELTPSRGFAATLAAAVTVVLASGTGLPISTTHTLVGAVLGVGLARGMAALNLRVIGTIAMSWLITLPAGAGLAILFFFTFKGMFG; encoded by the coding sequence ATGTCGATCATTGCGCAGCATGGCGAGGTCTTCATCATCCTGGCCTGCCTATTCGGCTTCTTCATGGCCTGGGGGGTGGGGGCCAACGACGTCGCCAACGCCATGGGCACCTCGGTGGGCTCACGCGCCATCACCATCAAGCAGGCGATCATCATCGCCGTGATCTTCGAGTTCCTCGGTGCCTGGCTGGCCGGCGGCGAGGTCACCAACACCATTCGCAAGGGGATCATCGACCCCGAGCTGCTCCAGCAGGATCCGCAGTTGCTGGTCTACGGCATGTTGGCGGCGCTGCTGGCGGCCGCCACCTGGCTGCTGGTCGCCTCCATGAAGGGCTGGCCGGTCTCCACCACCCACTCCATCGTCGGCGCCATCGTCGGCTTCTCGGTGGCGGGCCTCGGCACCGCCGCGGTGGACTGGGGCGGGGTGGGCAAGATCGCCGCCAGCTGGATCATCTCGCCGGTACTCGCCGGTAGCATCTCCTTCACCCTGTTCAAGTCGGTGCAACACCTGATCTTCGAGGCCAAGGACCCCTTCGCTGCGGCCAAGCGCTATGTGCCCATGTACGTTTTCCTGGTCGGCTTCGCGGTGACCATGGTGACCCTGACCAAGGGCCTCAAGCATGTCGGGCTGGACCTCGGCTTCGGCGCCAGCCTGCTGCTCTCGATCCTCGCCGGCCTGCTGGTCGCGGCCCTGGGAGGGCTGATGGAGCGGAGAGTGCAGGCCAGCAACCGCAAGACCGACCAGTTCGGCTTCAGTGGGGTCGAGCGGGTGTTCGGCGTACTGATGATCTTCACCGCTTGCGCCATGGCCTTCGCCCACGGCTCCAATGACGTGGCCAACGCCGTGGGCCCGCTGGCGGCGGTGATCAGCGTGGTGAAGAGCGGCGGCGAGATCGAGGCCGCGGCCTTGGTGCCCTGGTGGGTGCTGGTACTGGGTGGAGGCGGCATCGTCGTCGGCCTGGTCACCTACGGCCGCAAGGTGATCGCGACGGTGGGGACCGGCATTACCGAGCTGACGCCCAGCCGTGGCTTCGCCGCCACCCTGGCCGCCGCGGTCACCGTGGTGCTGGCCTCGGGCACGGGCCTGCCGATCTCCACTACCCATACCCTGGTGGGGGCCGTGCTGGGTGTGGGCCTGGCCCGCGGCATGGCGGCGTTGAACCTGCGCGTGATTGGCACCATCGCCATGTCGTGGCTGATCACCCTGCCCGCCGGTGCGGGCCTGGCGATCCTGTTTTTCTTCACCTTCAAGGGCATGTTCGGCTGA
- a CDS encoding CYTH domain-containing protein, with protein sequence MSQEIELKLALGPEGPDALRHHPLLVDVTPGIACLGNTYFDTPTGELETARMALRLRRLDDRLLQTLKTRGDGGGGLSRRGEWEWQVPGPGLDLAGLAGLVPAALGRDVLERLEPRFTTDFRRETRELTHQGARIELALDEGEITAGGRRVTIRELELELKSGDPAALWSLAEALAERVALRPSDTSKAARGSALLAGEWQLSAADSPAAWLQRAVVALDAYADSGAGGWREAAREAFQHLASQGDADARDDALAVAAALDDDAWLTPPLGRRLLHLSRRLDGVSPLARSPHPSPQGWRP encoded by the coding sequence ATGAGTCAAGAGATCGAATTGAAGCTCGCCCTGGGCCCCGAAGGCCCCGACGCCCTGCGCCACCACCCCCTACTCGTCGACGTCACGCCGGGGATCGCCTGCCTCGGCAACACCTACTTCGACACCCCCACTGGGGAGCTGGAAACGGCGCGCATGGCGCTGCGCCTGCGCCGCCTCGATGACCGGCTGCTGCAGACGCTGAAGACCCGCGGCGACGGCGGCGGCGGCCTGTCGCGGCGCGGCGAGTGGGAGTGGCAGGTGCCGGGTCCCGGGCTCGACCTGGCCGGCCTTGCGGGGCTGGTGCCGGCCGCGCTGGGCCGCGATGTGCTGGAGCGGCTGGAGCCACGCTTCACCACGGACTTCCGTCGCGAAACCCGGGAGCTTACACACCAGGGCGCGCGTATCGAGCTGGCCCTGGACGAGGGAGAGATCACCGCGGGGGGGCGCCGCGTGACGATCCGCGAACTGGAGCTGGAGCTCAAGTCCGGCGACCCGGCGGCGCTATGGTCGCTGGCGGAGGCGCTGGCAGAGCGCGTGGCACTACGCCCCTCGGACACCAGCAAGGCGGCTCGCGGCAGTGCCCTGCTGGCCGGCGAGTGGCAACTCTCCGCCGCCGACTCGCCCGCGGCCTGGCTGCAGCGTGCCGTGGTGGCGCTGGACGCCTACGCCGACAGCGGCGCTGGCGGCTGGCGTGAAGCGGCGCGTGAGGCCTTCCAGCACCTGGCCTCCCAGGGCGACGCTGACGCGCGTGACGACGCTCTCGCCGTGGCGGCGGCCCTCGACGACGACGCCTGGCTGACGCCGCCCCTGGGTCGCCGCCTGCTGCACCTGTCGCGGCGCCTCGACGGCGTCTCGCCCCTGGCCCGAAGCCCTCACCCCTCTCCACAAGGATGGCGCCCGTGA
- a CDS encoding ion transporter — protein MNHPPKAAGEGLRTRVFQVIFESDTPLAKGFDIALIVAILASVLVVMLESIGSLRADYGTLFFWLEWGFTIAFTVELAARLYCLERPLQYLKSFYGLVDLIAILPTWLTLIVPGAQTLVMVRLLRTLRIFRVLRLMEFVGEGRLLIGALKRSSHQIFLFLFTVFMLVSIFASIVYLIEPAEAGFTSIPTAIYWAIVTLTTVGFGDIVPVTPLGQAISVLVMLIGYSIIAVPTGVFSAEVIRSIRADRYSDEACPGCGHDRHEQRAKYCLLCGTWLDEDTPDPQLSEEEQEAWWEEHGGKGNDA, from the coding sequence GTGAACCACCCACCCAAAGCCGCCGGCGAAGGCCTGCGCACTCGGGTCTTCCAGGTCATCTTCGAGTCCGACACCCCACTGGCCAAGGGCTTCGATATCGCCCTGATCGTGGCCATACTGGCCAGCGTGCTGGTGGTGATGCTGGAGAGCATCGGCAGCCTGCGGGCCGACTACGGCACCCTGTTCTTCTGGCTGGAGTGGGGGTTCACCATCGCCTTCACCGTGGAACTGGCGGCACGCCTGTACTGCCTGGAGCGGCCGCTTCAGTACCTCAAGAGTTTCTACGGCCTGGTCGACCTGATCGCCATTCTGCCCACCTGGCTGACGCTGATCGTGCCCGGGGCCCAGACCCTGGTGATGGTGCGCCTGCTGCGCACCCTGCGCATCTTCCGGGTGCTGCGGCTGATGGAGTTCGTCGGCGAAGGACGCCTGCTGATCGGGGCACTGAAGCGCAGCAGCCACCAGATCTTCCTGTTCCTGTTCACCGTCTTCATGCTGGTCTCGATCTTCGCCTCGATCGTCTACCTGATCGAGCCCGCCGAAGCCGGCTTCACCAGTATCCCCACGGCGATCTACTGGGCGATCGTCACCCTGACCACGGTGGGCTTCGGCGACATCGTGCCGGTGACCCCGCTGGGCCAGGCGATCTCGGTGCTGGTGATGCTGATCGGCTACTCGATCATTGCCGTGCCCACCGGGGTCTTCTCGGCCGAGGTGATTCGCTCGATTCGCGCCGATCGCTACTCCGACGAGGCCTGCCCGGGATGCGGCCACGACCGCCACGAGCAGCGCGCCAAGTACTGCCTGCTGTGCGGCACCTGGCTGGATGAGGATACCCCCGACCCGCAGCTCTCCGAGGAAGAGCAGGAGGCCTGGTGGGAAGAGCATGGCGGCAAGGGCAACGACGCCTAG
- the glrR gene encoding two-component system response regulator GlrR, translating into MAAAGSAGRRQPAHILLVDDDVSLLKLLGMRLESRGYRLTTAESGREALRALEVDRPDLVLTDLRMDEMDGLTLFREVQREAPGLPVILLTAHGSIPDAVAATREGVFSFLTKPVDRDELFAAIEEALAQAPGVTPEGDEAWRAGIITHSPEMERLLEQARMVAASDVSVLVTGPSGSGKELMAKAIHRASRRADKPFVAINCGALPEQLLESELFGHAKGAFTGAVSEHRGLFQAADGGTLFLDEIGDMPLSLQVKLLRALQERQIRPLGSTTQVPVDVRVISATHRDLDRAMAEGEFREDLYYRLNVVNLRLPPLKERAEDVPLLAKHLVAQAAERHKPFVKGFSPEALKLLAASAWPGNVRQLVNVVEQCVALTGTAIIPEALVAQALAAEEQALPTFNDARAAFERRYLIKVLKLTDGNVTQAARIAGRNRTDFYKLLARHDLEPASFKPGR; encoded by the coding sequence ATGGCGGCCGCCGGGAGCGCTGGTCGTCGGCAGCCTGCGCATATCCTGCTGGTGGATGACGATGTCAGCCTGCTCAAGCTGCTGGGCATGCGCCTGGAGAGCCGAGGCTACCGGCTGACCACCGCCGAGAGCGGTCGCGAGGCGCTGCGCGCGCTGGAGGTCGATCGCCCCGACCTGGTGCTTACCGACCTGCGCATGGACGAGATGGATGGCTTGACCCTGTTCCGGGAGGTGCAGCGAGAGGCGCCGGGACTGCCGGTAATCCTGCTCACCGCCCACGGCTCGATTCCCGACGCGGTCGCCGCTACCCGCGAGGGGGTGTTCAGCTTCCTCACCAAGCCGGTGGATCGCGATGAGCTGTTCGCGGCCATCGAGGAGGCGCTGGCCCAGGCTCCGGGGGTCACCCCCGAGGGCGACGAGGCGTGGCGTGCCGGGATCATCACCCACAGCCCCGAGATGGAGCGATTGCTGGAACAGGCGCGCATGGTGGCGGCCTCCGATGTCAGCGTGCTGGTCACCGGCCCCTCTGGCTCCGGCAAGGAGTTGATGGCCAAGGCCATTCATCGTGCCAGCCGTCGCGCCGACAAGCCCTTCGTGGCGATCAACTGTGGTGCACTGCCGGAACAACTGCTGGAGAGCGAACTCTTCGGGCATGCCAAGGGCGCCTTTACCGGGGCGGTCAGCGAACACCGCGGGCTCTTCCAGGCGGCCGATGGCGGCACCCTGTTCCTCGACGAGATCGGCGACATGCCGTTGTCGCTGCAGGTCAAGCTACTGCGTGCCCTGCAGGAGCGCCAGATCCGCCCGCTGGGCTCCACCACTCAGGTGCCGGTAGACGTGCGGGTCATCTCCGCGACCCATCGCGACCTCGATCGCGCCATGGCCGAAGGCGAGTTCCGCGAGGATCTCTACTACCGCCTCAACGTGGTCAATCTGCGCCTCCCCCCGCTCAAGGAGCGGGCCGAGGATGTGCCGCTGCTGGCCAAGCACCTGGTGGCCCAGGCGGCCGAGCGCCACAAGCCCTTCGTCAAGGGCTTCTCGCCGGAGGCGTTGAAGCTGCTCGCCGCGAGTGCCTGGCCGGGCAATGTCCGTCAACTGGTCAATGTGGTGGAGCAGTGCGTGGCGCTGACCGGAACGGCGATCATTCCCGAGGCGCTGGTGGCCCAGGCCCTGGCCGCCGAGGAGCAGGCCCTGCCCACCTTCAACGACGCCCGGGCGGCCTTCGAGCGGCGCTACCTGATCAAGGTGCTCAAGCTCACCGATGGCAACGTTACCCAGGCCGCGCGTATCGCCGGGCGCAACCGCACCGACTTCTACAAGCTGCTGGCGCGTCACGACCTGGAGCCCGCAAGCTTCAAGCCCGGCCGTTAA
- the argA gene encoding amino-acid N-acetyltransferase, which yields MDTRFPFVDWFRNTSPYINAHRGRTFVILIEGEAMARGRGEQLVQDLALLHTLGVRLVVVFGIRPQVRQALDAAGITPGQHQGRWVADGAVMACIERVAAEQRLWLEARFSLGLPNTPMHGVELTAASGNLVMAKPLGVREGVDFDHSGEVRRVRTQAIEGLLEKGTLVVLPPLGFSSTGEVFDLDASDVAQHAAMALSADKLILLGEASGLFDASGQLQRQLTPAEAGPLLAQAAPGSELARHLEAACQAARHGVARTHLLSWHDHDALLGELFTRDGVGTMITQHRYEQLRPAELADIGGLLELLEPLERRGMLVPRSWERLEHQVEDYVVIERDGMIIGCAALHRFDDAEMGELACVAVHDDYRGGARGELLLAELERRARRQGLTALFALTTHTTHWFFEHGFRLADLEALPPLRRDTYNHARKSKVLVKPLD from the coding sequence TTGGATACACGTTTCCCCTTCGTCGACTGGTTTCGCAACACCTCGCCCTACATCAACGCTCACCGGGGGCGAACCTTCGTCATCCTGATCGAGGGGGAGGCGATGGCGCGCGGTCGCGGCGAGCAGCTGGTACAGGACCTGGCCCTGCTGCATACCCTGGGGGTAAGGTTGGTGGTGGTGTTCGGCATTCGCCCCCAGGTGCGACAAGCGCTGGATGCCGCGGGGATCACGCCGGGACAGCACCAGGGGCGCTGGGTCGCCGACGGTGCGGTCATGGCCTGCATCGAGCGGGTTGCCGCCGAGCAGCGGCTGTGGCTGGAGGCGCGCTTCTCGCTGGGACTGCCCAACACGCCCATGCATGGCGTCGAGCTCACCGCGGCCTCCGGCAACCTGGTGATGGCCAAGCCACTGGGGGTCCGCGAGGGGGTCGATTTCGATCACAGCGGCGAGGTGCGTCGGGTGCGTACCCAGGCCATCGAGGGGCTGCTGGAGAAGGGGACGCTGGTGGTGCTGCCGCCGCTGGGCTTCTCCAGTACCGGCGAGGTGTTCGACCTCGACGCCTCCGACGTGGCCCAGCATGCCGCCATGGCGCTGTCGGCCGACAAGCTGATCCTGCTCGGCGAAGCCAGCGGCCTGTTCGACGCCAGCGGCCAGCTGCAGCGCCAGCTGACCCCCGCCGAGGCGGGGCCGCTGCTGGCCCAGGCGGCCCCCGGCAGCGAGCTGGCGCGCCACCTGGAGGCCGCCTGCCAGGCGGCCCGTCACGGCGTGGCGCGCACCCACCTGCTCTCCTGGCATGACCATGACGCCCTGCTCGGTGAGCTCTTCACCCGCGACGGGGTCGGCACCATGATCACCCAGCACCGCTACGAGCAGCTGCGCCCGGCGGAGCTGGCGGATATCGGTGGTCTGCTGGAGCTGCTCGAGCCCCTGGAGCGGCGTGGCATGCTGGTACCACGCTCCTGGGAGCGGCTCGAGCACCAGGTCGAGGACTACGTGGTGATCGAGCGTGACGGCATGATTATCGGCTGTGCGGCCCTGCACCGTTTCGACGATGCCGAGATGGGCGAGCTGGCCTGCGTGGCGGTTCACGACGACTACCGCGGCGGTGCCCGGGGAGAGCTGCTGCTCGCCGAGCTCGAACGCCGCGCCCGACGCCAGGGACTGACGGCGCTGTTCGCCTTGACCACCCACACCACACACTGGTTCTTCGAGCACGGCTTTCGCCTGGCCGACCTCGAGGCGCTGCCGCCGCTGCGCCGGGACACCTACAACCACGCCCGCAAGTCCAAGGTGCTGGTCAAGCCGCTGGACTGA
- a CDS encoding peroxiredoxin: protein MSLRINDVVPDFEADTSQGPIRFHDWIDGNWAILFSHPKDFTPVCTTEFGAVAKLDEEWKQRGTKVIGISVDGVEEHKGWVKDIASFASCDVGFPIIADEDLKVAKLFDMLPADAYLPDGRTPADSATVRSVFIIGPDKQLKLSMTYPMNVGRNFAEVLRALDALQTASGENVATPADWNLGQDVIIPTSVSDEDAKAKFGEFETVFPYLRRAKLPQK, encoded by the coding sequence ATGTCTCTGCGCATCAATGACGTTGTTCCGGACTTCGAGGCCGATACCAGCCAGGGTCCGATCCGCTTCCACGACTGGATCGACGGCAACTGGGCGATCCTGTTCTCTCACCCCAAGGACTTCACCCCGGTGTGCACCACCGAGTTCGGCGCGGTGGCCAAGCTCGACGAGGAGTGGAAGCAGCGTGGCACCAAGGTGATCGGCATTTCGGTGGACGGTGTCGAGGAGCACAAGGGCTGGGTCAAGGATATTGCCAGCTTCGCCAGCTGCGATGTCGGCTTCCCGATCATCGCCGACGAGGACCTCAAGGTCGCCAAGCTGTTCGACATGCTGCCAGCCGACGCCTATCTCCCGGACGGCCGCACCCCGGCGGACAGCGCCACCGTACGCTCGGTGTTCATCATCGGTCCGGACAAGCAGCTCAAGCTCTCGATGACCTACCCGATGAACGTCGGCCGCAACTTCGCCGAGGTTCTGCGTGCCCTGGACGCCCTGCAGACCGCCAGCGGCGAGAACGTGGCCACCCCGGCCGACTGGAACCTGGGCCAGGATGTGATCATCCCCACCAGCGTCTCGGATGAGGATGCCAAGGCCAAGTTCGGCGAGTTCGAGACCGTCTTCCCCTATCTGCGCCGGGCCAAGCTGCCGCAGAAGTAA